A stretch of DNA from Spirosoma endbachense:
GGGTGTTCCAGCCGTAAAGCCGATGCGCATTTTGGGGTTTACAGACCACCAGCCGGCCAGCGTTGCATTTAGTGTGAGTCCCTGAGAGCCGCTGATCCTGACTGAATTGCCAGCTGCATTCGTGTACGTATCTTCTGTCAGGTGATAAATACCCAGCAATCCACCATTCAGGCTAAATCGAGTATTTATTGCCCATGTGTAAGCGGCACGAGCCAGTACATCAGCTTTGCGATTAAACTGATTCGATGGCGGATAGGCTGGCGCTTCGGGTTTATTACTCAGATTGGGTAAGAATGAATTATCGTTAGTGCCGGTCAGCGGTTGCTGCCAGCCAGCCGAAAATTGCCATCGACTGTCACTTACCGAAATGCCGGTTATTAAATCGATAGTGCCAAGGCTGCTCTGGTATTGCATTGGCAGTGGACGGCCGTCGCTTTTCAGATTTCCTCCATTTAGCGGCAGTTTGGCACCCACCGTTACCGAGGTTGCCCACTTAGCTTTAGCCGGCAATGTGTATGTGCCCGATAGAATCACATCGCCCAGGCCAGTAGCGTTTCCTAAATTACCGCTGGCGTAATTGGCGGTAAGTTTTGCCTGAATAGCCCACTTTGCCGACAGTTGGTTATCATATTGAATGCCCGGTGCAAACACAAAAACTCCTTCATCCCCCAATCCTACCGGTAGCAGAAGGGTAATTTTTTGCCCTTTGCTGTCAGCCGTCCCGTGCTGTTTCAGGGCACCGATGGTGCAGAAGCCAGCATCGCTACACCCTTGAGCGACAGCAGATAACTTACTCAATAAAAGCAGGGGTACGATCAGATATGCAGGTATGAGGTAGTTCATGAATTGGGTTTTTAGGTACAATTGTGTCGTGCCTTTCGTACTGGTCGCGCTTATTTCAGCTCCGCATTTCCGAAATGCACAGAAAATCGTTTACACCAGATTAGTACGTATCGTTGCTGGTTTCGTGAAATGCCTTCAGGTACATCTACGAAAAAGTAGCCGGTAGCGGTTAGCATACTAACCTCAGTGAAATTTCTGGCTTGCGTATCCGTGGCTAAATAGATCCGTAAGTCAGGCCCTACATCGCTTTGGAAATTTTTAAAAACCAGTGTTTGTCTGCCATTACGTTCATACAGCCGCACCGTTCCACTTACGGTATGAACCCCATTTTGGAACGTCCCGGACGCACGTAATTGCTGACCGGTTGTATCAAATGCCAGAGCCGGATCAATAGTGCTGACTGGTATCCCCCCGTTGCCTAAGGGCACCAGATCTTTGGGCTTGATACAGCCGCCAAACACCAGAATCAGCAGGATAAAGGGGATTGCCTGTTTCATGTGTATCGTTAATGGATTTCTTTATCAAGCCAGCTATAACTTTCGTAAAAAAAGCTGGCAATGGATTTCGCGTTGTTACTGCCTGAGACAGGAAGCATTGCTCCCTTCCAATCCGACGTATTCCGCCATTTGCCGACAGCTAGAGCAGGAAGGGCTTACCCCTCCTGTTTCAGTTTTCCCTTCATGGCGTGGCGCAGCTTTTCTACCTTGGGTAGTGATACGTGCTGTATATACGGCTGTTTGGGATGCAACTGGCAGTAATTCTGGTGGTATTGTTCGGCGGGATAGAACACGCTGAAGGGCACGACTTCCGTAACGACCGGGTTGGCATAGTGCTTTGACGCATTCACCCGTTGAATTGCAGTCAGGATTTCCTGCTTTTCGGTGGGTGTACGATAAAACGCCACCGAACGGTAATCGCGTCCGACGTCGGGGCCCTGCCGATTGAGTGTCGTTGGATCGTGACCGGCAAAGAACGCATCGAGTAAATCGCGGTAACTAACTACAGTTGGGTCATAATAGACTTGTACTGACTCGGCATGACCAGTCTCATCAGTACCGACCTCCTGATAGGTTGGGTTCGCAACAGTACCCCCGGAATAGCCGGAAATAACCTCCCGAACTCCCTTAATCTGATCGAATCCTTCTTCCTGCGCCCAGAAACATCCACCAGCAAACGTAGCCACGGCTTCGCCGGGTTTCAGTTTGGGTAGTCGGGCAGGTGCGGTTTCCAGGTCCTGAGCCTGCGAGCAACTCGTAAGCAGCCAGAATCCGAGTGTCAAAATCTGAATGAATCGCATGGTATTTATTCGTTTACTATTTTTTGACGAACTCTAAAGCTACACCGTTCATGCAATAACGAAGACCCGTTGGGGCAGGACCATCATCGAAAACATGGCCCAAGTGTGCATCGCAAACTGCACATTGCACTTCGGTTCGAAGCATACCGTGACTGGCATCTGACAGATCTTTTATGACGCTTTTACGGAGTGGAGCGTAGAAACTTGGCCAGCCCGTTCCTGATTCAAACTTGGTATCCGAGCTAAACAGGGGTTCATGACAGCAAACACAGCGGTAGATTCCGTGTTCGTGGTTATTGGCCAGTGGACTGCTGTATGGACGCTCGGTGCCTTGTTTTCGCGTGACGGCAAACTGGGCGGGTGTCAGTATCTTTTTCCAGTCTGCTTCTGTTTTCTCTACCCGACGGGGTGGCTTCTCCATATAAATGTGGTTTGAATCAGGCCCAAAAGCTACTACTGAAAGTACCGGAGATACAGCCAGTAGTACGCTCACTAAGCTCCCCAAAATTGATTGTCGATTCATGGTTTTTGTGTTTGTTGATGAGTTGATTGATAAATTGATACAGGTAGTATAATGCCAATCTGGTCGGCAATGTCGCAGGCTACTGCCCGCTTAGATTTCAGCCCGAAGCGGTGAATCGCTCCGTTACGATGGATGAGGGTAATCTGGTTCGTATCGTGCCCGAAAGCCGCACCTTCATCTCTAAGCGAGTTGAGCACAATAAGGTCCAGGTTTTTGCTAACCAATTTCGCCTGAGCATTCGCTAGTTCATTATCGGTTTCCAGCGCAAAACCAATCATAAGCTGATCATTACGTTTTTGCTGCCCCAGACGGGCCGCAATGTCCACTGTTCTGACGAGTTCCAGACAAAACTCTGTTTCCTGCTTCTTGATTTTCCGGTCGGCAACAACCTTCGGTGTATAATCCGCAACGGCAGCAGTCAGCACCGTAATTGTCGCTTTCGGGAAGTGATGCTGACAAACTGCGTACATCTCAGCCGCCGAACGGACCGGTATAACGTTGATGGCAGCATGCCTGGCGGTCAAATTTGTAGGACCACTGACGAGTATGACCTTTGCTCCGCGCTCGGCCAGCACTTCTGCGAGCGCATAGCCCATTTTACCGGTCGAGTGATTACTGATGTACCGTACCGGGTCAATGGCTTCCTGCGTAGGGCCAGCCGTTAAGAGTACGCTTAGCCCCTTTAGGTCCATATTTATAGAAGCAAACAACGAGCTCATTCTGAAAAAGTTAATGATTGACTGGCAATGTAATTGGCAGTATATTAGGCCGTTAGGCTCTTATTTTTCTTCGTACGTTTCCACATGTCAATCGCTTCCCGAAGAGTCATATAAGACACTCCCCGGCGGTGGTTCTCACGACTGATATCAAACAGAACACGCCAGTGTTGAAACAGTACCCGGTAGGCTTCACGCAACGAAAAACCTGGCTGGTAAATGTGGGCAGGTTCAGCTCCTGCACCGTTTAGCTCCATAATTCGAATGTGTTTCCCTGCGTATAAATCGGCCACACTCCGGCAACGCAGGTCATATCGCCCAAAGTAAAACCCATCAATGGATTGACTGATCTGGTCGAATACCCGGTTTAATGCTGGCGAAATGAGGTGGTTGGCATCCAGGAATTTGGTGCCTCGGCAATGGTTTCCAATTGACACCAGGGTCAACGTTTCACCTGGGGCCGGAATTTTGTGAAAAATGTTGCCATACCTGGCCGTAAGCGCGGGCAGTTGAAGAATGGCCCGCTCGTTCTGCCTGATCAGATTTTCGACACAGTCGCGCCCATTGCCGCGTATGGTCAGAAATTCTTTCTGCACCACAGACGACACTACGCCCTGTTCCTGTCCCGGCATCCGATAATAAAAGACGCCTAGTTCGAGTGGTTCATCGACATATTCCTGAATCAGAAAATCGACCGGGCTACTTTCCAGATAGCTAACCAGCGCTTCTGTGTGCTCAATTTTTTCGACCCGCCAGCCGCGCTCGCCCACGTTGGGTTTGGCAATGATTGGGTACGTTAACCCTATCGTTTCCATTCGACTAACGATACCATCAATAGGCGTCGATACGGGAACGAACAAGGTAGCTGGTTTGAACTCATCGCTGATACGGTCCAGAATACGTGCTTTGGATTCACCAAACAGACCGCCTGTTTCGATGGATGGGTTCGACGCCGAAAAGAAAAACAAGGAACGCGCCCTGATCGACAGCCAGATATGGTAAAAAAACAGCGGAAAATAAACTACCTCGAATGGCCAGTATTCCCAGTGTCGTAGACGGATAAGAAATGGACTATCAAAGCGAAATGAGGGTAAATACGCCAGTACTATTTCCCAGAAACGGGTTGGTGTACTGACATCGGAACTTCGCCGGGGTGCACTAAGCGGTTGCATAGTAAGGATTGATGGTTTGTTGGCTACCTATCGACTGGGTAAAATCTTCGTAAAGCATCGTTACGTCCTCCTGATGATGGACAACGCTCGTTAGACTGACTGTTAGCATGAAATTCTGGCGGTTCATTCGAAGGCCGTTCTCGGCATCGCCCTTTCCCGCAACCTGATGAAAACGCCGAATAGCATCGACAGATAGGGTAGGATTCTGACGATACCAATCCCAAAACCAGCCTTCCCGCTGCCGGATTATATCGGCCGAATAGAGTGTTGCTGACGACCAGATGTATGGCTGTTCCGGATTTTTTTCGCGCATGAATAGTCGATTGCCAGTCCAGCGCAGTTCGATCAGTCGATTTGCTTCGGCGATCAGGAGCGTAAGTGGCTCAATGTTGCTGAAATCATAGGTAGTAATAAACGATTCGATCGTTGGATAGGCAAAAACGTGTACAGGTACTAAACCCCGGCTGTGCCGATAGGGTGGTTTGGGCAGGTGGGGTGTAAAGGCTCCATTCAGTAAGCAAACGGTCGTTCGCCTAGTCCCAAAGCGTAGCCCGGATGCAATCCATGTCCCTTTCCCCTGCGGATCTTGTGGAAAAGTAACGTCTATTCCGTCGACACGAACTGTTCGGGGGGGCAGCGCGGCCGGGCGAATGGCTTTTTCGTCGCGGCTGTGCGTTAGGATAAAATCGTTCGCCCCAAGAGGTAAATAGGTGGCAGTACACATGAGCAGTTATCTTGATTACTTCAACATAATCAAGACTTATACCACTCTCAATTTTTAAGACAACTACCTGTCTATTAGACAATTGCCTGTTAAATTATTTTTGTGCTCAAAAAATAATTTACGATATTTCGTAATGCTCTTGGTAAATCGGGACAATCACGTGAAGGCATCGGCTCTGCTGGCAAACCCTTTCCGCCTTTAGCTTAAAAAATAGTAGCTTTGGAACGAAGCGGCAGATTAGTCTGTACTGCCGGAGGAGTCTTTCGCACGAACAGTTCTGGTTTGGTTACGAATGCCCCGACGTACAGGATAGTGGCTTCCAGCACTATCTAAACCCTAACCTTTTGACCACCAGGATTCTCATGAACATCCTATCTGTCAATGTGGGTCTGCCTCGTTCGGTCGAATGGGGCGGGCGAACGATTACTACCGCTATTTTCAAATACCCCATTGAAGGGCCGGTATCACTAGAACCGCTCAACTTCGTTGGGGATCGGCAGGCCGATCTGACCGTACACGGCGGGCCAGATAAGGCCGTATATGCCTATGATACCGCACATTACACCCATTGGCAGCACCAAATCGAACGCGACGACTGGGCTCCCGGATTATTTGGGGAAAACCTGACTACTGAGGGGTTGCTCGAATCTGAGGTACGCATCGGCGACCTGTTTCGTGCTGGTTCGGCCCTATTACGGGCAGTGCAACCCCGGTTTCCATGTTATAAGCTAAACGTTCGGTTCGATGATTCGGGCATGACTCGTCGCTTCGCTCGTGAGGGTCGATCCGGTATTTATTTCCGGGTAGTAGAACCAGGAACCGTACAGGCAGGCGACGAAATTACTCTGATCGAAGCAGCTGACACCACCATTACCATTCAAACTGTATCCGAAATCGTATTGACCCGCAAGGCAGATAAAGACGTATTTGCGAGCTTGCTCACCCTGCCACACCTGCCGGATTCGTTAAGGAGGATGTTTGGTTAGTGCTGGGAATAAGGGTTTAGAATACTATTCTTAAGGTCGTTGAATGCCTAATTTTTTCATTCGGGAGTCGAGCGTAGTGGGAATCATGTCGAGGATTTTCGCGGCTCCGCTCTCACCACTCACTTTCCAGCGCGTGTATTCCAGTACTGAAATGATATGATTCCGTTCGCAGTCTTCCATTGTCAATAGCCCGAAGGCGTCCCGGCCGGTTTTGAGTGACAGCATACTCTTCTGGCCTGACCAATCGCCAAGATCCAGTTTACGGCCCGACGAAATAATCAGCGAGCGTTCGATGATGTTCTCTAATTCCCGAACATTTCCTGGCCAATTGTAGGCCATCAGCGCATCGAGTACGTCTTTCGGAATATCGTCGATCTGGCGACCGATGCCGGGACCATGTTTGGTGCAAAAATGCCGAACCAGCAGCGGAATGTCGTCTTTACGGTCGCGCAGGGGTAGGCTCTGAATCGGAAATACGTTGAGCCGATAGAACAGGTCTTCCCGGAAATGGCCTTCGTTTATTTCTTTTTCGAGGTTGCGGTTGGTGGCGGCAATCACTCGAACATTTACTTTCAGGGTTTTACTGCTTCCCACTCGCTCAAACTCCCCTTCCTGCAACACCCGAAGTAGTTTGGCCTGCAACTCAATTGGAATTTCACCGATTTCGTCCAGAAAAATAGTCCCCCCATCAGCCAGCTCAAACCGACCGATTTTCTGAATCATTGCTCCGGTAAACGCCCCTTTCTCATGGCCAAATAATTCCGATTCGATCAGCGTAGCGGGCAACACGGCGCAGTTCACTTTTACCAGTGGTCGATTTTTTCGGCTGCTTCGGTTATGCACGGCCCTGGCCAATAGCTCTTTACCCGTGCCTGATTCCCCCAATATCAACACCGTTGTATGGGTCGAAGCAACCTGCTCGACCTGTCGGAGAACTTTCCCGAATGCTTTACTCTGGGTGACAATTTCGTCAAAGTTGCTGGTCTGTTTAATCTCGTCGCGCAGGTAGGTATTCTCGGCCTGTAGCTGGTTCTTTAACTGTTCTACTTCAGCCAGCGCTTTCGACAGCGATTCAGTACGTTCGGCCACTCGTTTTTCGAGCAGTGCGTTGGCTTTTTCAAGATCGCGTTGCAATTGGCGTAATGTCAGGTGCGTGTTGATGCGGGCAAGAACTTCCTGAAGCTGAAAGGGCTTGGTAATATAATCGACAGCGCCCATGTTGAATCCATTCACTTTGTCGATTGTCTCCGACAAGGCGGTCATAAAGATCACCGGAATGGCCTGAGTTGCCTCTGCATGTTTCAACCGACGACACGTTTCAAAGCCGTCCATGCCCGGCATCATAACATCCAGCAGAATCAGATCTGGCTGAGCCAGCCCAGCCTGTTCGATCGCGCTTTTCCCATCACGGGCGACCAGCACTTTATAGTTAAAACGAGTTAAGGTTTCGAACAACACGCTTATGTTATTGGGCATATCGTCTACAATCAGAATGGTATGAGCGGATCTGGACCGCCCCAACTCGGTGTCGTCGGCTAACTCATCATTCATAAACTCGTTCATAACGTCTTTAAGCAAGCTTGAAGGTATTTTCGTATCTGACGGGTATCGAATTCGCCCGCGGCCCGGCGTATTTCGCTGATAAAGCGGTTATACGCCGAACTCTTCTGCTCAATATCAGCGAGATATGCCAAAATACCCTGAATATCGCCCATGCTGGCGAGTTTGTACAATGCTTCGAGTTGCGAACGATCTGGAACTGAACTAGTATCTGTAGGAATAGTGTCAAAACGAGTTGTCATTTCTGCTGCTGCATCGTTAACAGGCCGGGTTTTCCAGGCAAGGTTCAGGAGATGGCCTATTGTGGTCAGCAGTGCATCAAAATCAATCGGTTTGGCAATAAAATCATCAAAACCTGCCTGTTGGCTCTTTTGCTTGTCCTGTTCGAATACCCGCGCCGAGAACGCAACAACTCTGGCTGAATTCGTATCGGCATTGGTCCGAATCTGCTTCAGTGCCCCAAACCCATCTAAATAAGGCATTACTAAATCCAGCAAAATCAAATCCGGTCTGTGGGCTACAGCCTGCTCGACAGCCTCGCGCCCATTGCGGGCCTCAATCACGGTAAACCCCAGTGGTATCAACAGATTAGTCAGGATGGAACAATTTTCCCAGCCATCGTCAGCCACCAGAATTGTTTTGCGCGGTCCTTCATAGCCAATAATAGGCTGGCTAAGTTTAGCAGTGGGGTTCGTTTCGGAGGGAATCGCGGCTTCGGGCAAGGCCAGTGAAAGCCGGAACTGTGTCCCCCTACCCGCCTGACTGGACACGTAAAGATCACCGTTCATCAGTCTTACCAACTGGTCAGTTATCGATAAACCCAATCCAGTACCTTCCACAAAATCAACCGATTCGCGGATTTGCTGAAATGGCAGAAAAATACTGGCCAGTTGCTCATTGGCAATGCCAACACCCGTATCTTCAATCATGAATCGAATGGTAGGTGGTAATGTTGCTTCGTGGCCTTGCCCCGGCTTATAATCTGCCCGAAACGTAACCGTACCCGTTGGCGTAAATTTGACGGCGTTGCCCAATAAATTGAGCAGAACCTGACGCAGTTTACGTTCGTCGCCCACGACCCATTGGGGTAGATTCGGAGACAGATCCGTCTCAAAGCATAATCCTTTCTGCTCTGCCCGGATTTGGGTTTGTTGGGCAATGTTATGCAGCAATTCGGGCAGGTAAAATACCTCCGAAAATACTTCCATTTTCCGGGCTTCAATTTTCGATAAGTCCAGAACGTCGTTGATGAGCGATAGCAGACTTTCGGCGCAATCGTGCATGATTTTAATGCCATTCTGCTGACTTTTCGTCAAATCGGGATCACGCTTAAACAGCTGAGTATAACCCAGAATACCGTTGAGTGGTGTACGTAATTCGTGGCTCATGGTGGCCAGAAACTCGCTTTTGGCCCGATTAGCGGCTTCGGCATCTTCTTTGGCAGTAGCCAGCTCACGCGTTCTGGCTTCTACCGTGTTTTCCAGTTGTTGCTGGATTTGCAACAACCGTTCTTCGGCCACTTTACGTCCGATTTCGGCACCCGAACGGGCCGCCAACACCCGCAGAATACCGATGTATTTGTGATGGTTGGTCATCGGGCGGGAATCACTTACGGATAGATGCCCGATAACTTCGCCGGATTTATCATGAATCGGTACGCCAATATAAGACTCTACACCAACTCCCTGCCAGAAATTTGCCGCTACGTCGGTAGGGAAGTAAAACTCGCGGTCTTTCATGACAATCGAGCAGGGCGTTCCGGCCAGATCGTACTCAATATTTTCGTGTAAATTGCTATTAACGCTGAAAGCCAGTGTTCTGACGCGGGTTTTCTCGATATTGGTACATTCGGTCACGATAGCGTATTGTACATTGAGTGTCGCCGTCAATTGCTTCACCAGCGACTGAAAAAAGTCAATCCCGATATCGGAGGCTGTTCCTTCCGAAATTCGACGTAACGTATCGTCTAACTCAGATCGTTCTGTTACGTCGCGCACAAAACAGCAGAGATAATCCTGTTCGTCGAGCCGGACAAAATTCATCCCAACCTCGGCCTGTCGGGTTGTGCCATCCTCCCGAATTTGAGGTAGATCGAACGTTAGTGTATGGTGCTGCCGGAGGTTTTGCCATAACATAACGTATTGATCCTGACTGTAATCTGGATAAATAGCACTGATGTGAAGCTTACTGATCTGGTCGGGCAGATAACCAAGTTGCTGGCAGGCCGCTGTATTGGCCCGGTATACCTGACCATGCAGATCGAAGAGCAGGATTGGTTCCAGCGCATTTTCGACCGTAAAGTGCGACAGGCGAAGTACATTGTAGGGAATGGCACCAGATGCGTTTACCATAATGGGTTAAAAGTAATTGTCTGGCTGATTCAAAATCGGGCCAGTTATACGGATCGATTGCGCAATTCCCGTTCCGAAATGATCAGATTAGATCAATTGCATCCTGGCGAGCCGGAATAGAGTTTTTTAGCGCTTCCCTGCTTCAAGCCCAGTTAATCTGCCTGCAGTTTTTCAATGGTATTTCGGGAAGCTTACGAAATATCGGAAATTCTTTTCAAAAGCAGTTCGATGCCGGGATGGATCTCAACCGTCATTTTCGCCTTTTTCTGGCTCTACAGGGTGTTTTTATCGTGTTTGGCACGACTGGAATGGTATTTGGCAATTGAGTGAACGAAAACATGTTGATCGTCACAACGCCAATCAATCAAACAACCTATACCATGAAAATGCTTTTGCTCCTGTTTGTCGCCTTAGAGCTAACCCAATGGACGCCGTCTTTGGCTCAATCCAAACCCATCGCCGATTCACCCACGGTTCGTAAACAACAGTTTAATCTCGAAAATGGTATCGCGCTGCAAGGGTATGATGCCGTCGCTTATTTCACTCAGAATAAGGCCGTGAAAGGGTCGGCCTCAACTGCTTATACGTATAAGAATGTTACGTACCGTTTCGCGACTCCGGCCAACCTCAAAGCATTTCAGGAAAATCCGGAACGATATGAGCCCCAATATGGTGGCTGGTGTGCTTACGCCATGGGGGCTACCGGCGAAAAGGTAGAAGTTGACCCCGAAACCTTCAAGATCAAAGATGGCAAGTTATTCCTGTTCTACCACACATTCATCAACAATACATTGCCTAAATGGAACAAGGATGAAAACAACCTGCACAAAAAGGCAGATGCCAGCTGGGGCAAGTTCACGCAATCTCAATCCTGATTTAATACGTGCGTAACCCTATCGTCGATCATGAACAAAGTCGCATTCTATTTCCTGTGGGCAGCCCGCTTAGTAGCAGCTATTATCATGCTCCAAACGCTGTATTTTAAGTTTCTGGCGCAACCCGAGTCGGTCTATATTTTCTCGACGCTCGGTGTTGAACCCTGGGGGCGAATCGGCTCCGGCATTGTCGAACTGATTGCCTCAGTGCTTATTCTGATTCCCCGCACAAGCTGGATTGGGGCCGGTTTAGGGTTATCTGTAATGCTGGGTGCTATCCTGGCGCACCTGACCATACTAGGCATTCCAATACAGGGAGACGGAGGTTATTTATTCTTTCTGGCATTGACCGTAGCGGGTAGCTGCATCACCATTCTGCTACTAACGCGTTCGCACTGGTTGCCTATACTCTTCTCTGTTTCAGGCAAACGGAACATTCGGGTAAATGCGTGATTCGCACACCATTATTCAGTACAAATTCTTCATCATTCACTAGCTATGCCATGTCGCTCAAATCTGCCAGTACCGATATTTTGATGCAACTCGCCGAGGTAATCGGCCAATTAACGGATCATGATTATGCCCGCCCGTTGGCTGTGCTGTCGGGCAACACCATTGGCAAGCACGTTCGGCATATTCTGGAATTTTACGAACTGTTAGTGACTAGTGTGCAAACGGGTCAGTTAAACTACGACCGGCGGCATCGTGATCTGCTGCTTGAAGTCGATACAGACGAAGCGCTACGTCGTATCGGGACCATTGACCGGGCTATTCACCGGATTGATCTAAATCAGTCAATCGGACTGGAAGCCGATTTGTCGGTCAAGGGTACTGAAAATCTCCAGATACCGTCGTCGTTTGCCCGTGAGCTTCTATACAATATCGAACATGCCATTCATCACATGGCATTGGTACAGATTGCCGTTCAGAATGCATTCCCGGCGGTTGAGTTACCTGAGCATTTTGGAGTTGCTTACTCAACGGTCAAGCACCAATCACACTGATACACTATCTGTCATTGATGGCTCATCTACTGCCAAACCCATGCTTCTGTTATTTTTTATCGTCTGTATAATCAGCTTTGCAGGGTCTATTCACCCAGGCAGCGTTAATCTGGCCGTAGTACAAACGACTCTGAGTCAGAGCAAACGGGCGGCAGTTTGGCTGGCGTTGGGAGGAAGCCTGCCCGAAATTGCCTACAGCAGTCTGGCAGCCGGTGGACTGATGCTCATTCCAACAGATTCGAACTGGATGATCGTTCTGGCGTATGTGCCCATACCGGTATTGTTGGGTGCAGGCATTGCTTCCTTTCGGCAGAAACCTGTTGTTATTAATCCATCAAGTGACGGTGGGCTATCGCTACCGTTCTGGAAAGGGGTTGTGTTAGGGAGTACGAACCCTCAGTTATTGCCGTTCTGGTCGGCGGTTTGGCTTTATCTGAGCCGGGCCACAATAGGCAGCCATATGCTGGTGCCAATGAGTCAGTCGGCCAGCCAATGGGTATTTGCCCTCGGTACGGCAACGGGCGCGTTTGGTCTGCTGATCGTTGTCGTTTGGTTGACCCATCGGCATCGGCAACGTATTGTACAGTATTTGAATGGTCCATGGATCAACCGTCTGACGGGAGCCTTATTCATAGGTATGGCACTCTGGCAAACTATTCAGGTGTTGGTTTGAGGTTTGAGCCTAGCCAACTGAAACGTCAACCAACACCTCGAATAACCATCCCAACCTTATGAAACGGTCAACCTCGTGGTGGGCATACATTTTTCGCAGGCGCCAATTGCTACTCATGTTGGTACTGCTCATGGCGCTACTTCCCCAATGCGTTTCGATCCGTATGTCGGATCGGAAAATAGACGATTACTTCGCCAACCGTCCTGTAAAGCCTACGTTCGAGACGATTAAAGTGAATGAGCGTTCGATTCATTACGCGCTTATTGGTGCCGATACATTGCCAACAGTGCTGTTTATTCATGGCTCGCCTGGGTCATGGGATGCGTTTATCAGTTTTTTTGCCGATTCGTCGCTCTAT
This window harbors:
- a CDS encoding ATP-binding protein, whose protein sequence is MVNASGAIPYNVLRLSHFTVENALEPILLFDLHGQVYRANTAACQQLGYLPDQISKLHISAIYPDYSQDQYVMLWQNLRQHHTLTFDLPQIREDGTTRQAEVGMNFVRLDEQDYLCCFVRDVTERSELDDTLRRISEGTASDIGIDFFQSLVKQLTATLNVQYAIVTECTNIEKTRVRTLAFSVNSNLHENIEYDLAGTPCSIVMKDREFYFPTDVAANFWQGVGVESYIGVPIHDKSGEVIGHLSVSDSRPMTNHHKYIGILRVLAARSGAEIGRKVAEERLLQIQQQLENTVEARTRELATAKEDAEAANRAKSEFLATMSHELRTPLNGILGYTQLFKRDPDLTKSQQNGIKIMHDCAESLLSLINDVLDLSKIEARKMEVFSEVFYLPELLHNIAQQTQIRAEQKGLCFETDLSPNLPQWVVGDERKLRQVLLNLLGNAVKFTPTGTVTFRADYKPGQGHEATLPPTIRFMIEDTGVGIANEQLASIFLPFQQIRESVDFVEGTGLGLSITDQLVRLMNGDLYVSSQAGRGTQFRLSLALPEAAIPSETNPTAKLSQPIIGYEGPRKTILVADDGWENCSILTNLLIPLGFTVIEARNGREAVEQAVAHRPDLILLDLVMPYLDGFGALKQIRTNADTNSARVVAFSARVFEQDKQKSQQAGFDDFIAKPIDFDALLTTIGHLLNLAWKTRPVNDAAAEMTTRFDTIPTDTSSVPDRSQLEALYKLASMGDIQGILAYLADIEQKSSAYNRFISEIRRAAGEFDTRQIRKYLQACLKTL
- a CDS encoding DinB family protein is translated as MSLKSASTDILMQLAEVIGQLTDHDYARPLAVLSGNTIGKHVRHILEFYELLVTSVQTGQLNYDRRHRDLLLEVDTDEALRRIGTIDRAIHRIDLNQSIGLEADLSVKGTENLQIPSSFARELLYNIEHAIHHMALVQIAVQNAFPAVELPEHFGVAYSTVKHQSH
- a CDS encoding LysE family translocator, producing MLLLFFIVCIISFAGSIHPGSVNLAVVQTTLSQSKRAAVWLALGGSLPEIAYSSLAAGGLMLIPTDSNWMIVLAYVPIPVLLGAGIASFRQKPVVINPSSDGGLSLPFWKGVVLGSTNPQLLPFWSAVWLYLSRATIGSHMLVPMSQSASQWVFALGTATGAFGLLIVVVWLTHRHRQRIVQYLNGPWINRLTGALFIGMALWQTIQVLV
- a CDS encoding DoxX family protein, which produces MNKVAFYFLWAARLVAAIIMLQTLYFKFLAQPESVYIFSTLGVEPWGRIGSGIVELIASVLILIPRTSWIGAGLGLSVMLGAILAHLTILGIPIQGDGGYLFFLALTVAGSCITILLLTRSHWLPILFSVSGKRNIRVNA
- a CDS encoding YHS domain-containing (seleno)protein, with the protein product MKMLLLLFVALELTQWTPSLAQSKPIADSPTVRKQQFNLENGIALQGYDAVAYFTQNKAVKGSASTAYTYKNVTYRFATPANLKAFQENPERYEPQYGGWCAYAMGATGEKVEVDPETFKIKDGKLFLFYHTFINNTLPKWNKDENNLHKKADASWGKFTQSQS